A window of Desulfolucanica intricata genomic DNA:
CTAACCTTGGTACGCAATAATAGCTATAGAAATGATACAACATAGTTTTTAGGTGTTTCATGTTTTTATTGCCCTAACAGGGCTATTTCTTTATTACCTTCTTATTGTGCATTTATTTCATCCAAATCAATTTTTCTTGCCACATCACCACCTTCTATAGCATCTTTATATTCAGTTTTATTTTTAAAATTTTCTCCGGTTAAAAACTCCAGATCTACCCCGCAGACTTCAGCAATAAAATTAAGAGCATCCCAATCGGGATAAAATTGCCCGCTCTCCAGCTTCTGTAC
This region includes:
- a CDS encoding helix-turn-helix domain-containing protein codes for the protein MYEPKELGLKVKEARRILSKKIGEEFTPKKLAVKIGETSKWVQKLESGQFYPDWDALNFIAEVCGVDLEFLTGENFKNKTEYKDAIEGGDVARKIDLDEINAQ